In a single window of the Nocardioides sp. L-11A genome:
- a CDS encoding aromatic ring-hydroxylating dioxygenase subunit alpha, whose amino-acid sequence MSATASPEGLIADDVDQLIAADRISARVYTDEQIYRTELERIFYRAWICVGHESEVTKPGDFKRFQIGERPVIVNRDRDHRINVLLNRCRHRAATVCEPARGEMANGFTCPYHSWSYALDGRLRGIPYPDGYDEQIDKSAFGLTRLRVETYGGLVFATFDENAEPLTEFLGAATTWIDLFNEQAAGYELVVQGEHQFSYRANWKIQLENVTDGYHFPLVHRSWMSSVDDETADMLSFMKDPACVTHALGRGHSVGIMVPEHVDLGEDDGTEVLQARFADAIAEMAGDLEPARLRRLARSLHGAGFNLNIFPNLALSMGFIRLLNPLAVDSTYNAHMVLGYRDAPAPANRERLRIHEHFQGPFGFGTPDDAEVWERVQRGASGDKVLPVMLHRGLNRERATEWGPTSHITDETGMRAAYARWKELMTRD is encoded by the coding sequence ATGTCAGCCACCGCCTCGCCCGAGGGCCTGATCGCGGACGACGTCGATCAGCTGATCGCGGCGGACCGGATCAGCGCCCGTGTCTACACCGACGAGCAGATCTACCGAACCGAGCTGGAACGCATCTTCTACCGGGCGTGGATCTGTGTCGGCCACGAGAGCGAGGTGACGAAGCCCGGCGACTTCAAGCGCTTCCAGATCGGCGAGCGCCCAGTGATCGTCAACCGAGACCGCGACCACCGGATCAACGTGCTGCTCAACCGGTGCCGGCACCGCGCGGCGACCGTGTGCGAGCCGGCGCGCGGCGAGATGGCCAACGGCTTCACGTGCCCCTATCACAGCTGGTCCTACGCCTTGGACGGCCGCCTGCGCGGCATCCCGTACCCGGACGGCTACGACGAGCAGATCGACAAGAGCGCGTTCGGCCTGACCCGCCTCCGGGTGGAGACCTACGGCGGTCTCGTCTTCGCGACCTTCGATGAGAACGCTGAGCCGCTGACGGAATTCCTCGGCGCGGCCACCACCTGGATCGATCTGTTCAACGAGCAGGCCGCTGGCTACGAGCTGGTGGTCCAGGGGGAGCACCAGTTCAGCTACCGCGCCAACTGGAAGATCCAGCTGGAGAACGTCACGGACGGCTATCACTTCCCCCTGGTCCACCGGTCCTGGATGTCGTCGGTCGACGACGAGACGGCGGACATGCTCTCGTTCATGAAGGATCCCGCGTGCGTGACCCATGCCCTCGGGCGCGGTCACTCCGTGGGCATCATGGTGCCGGAGCACGTCGACCTCGGTGAGGACGACGGGACCGAGGTCTTGCAGGCGCGCTTCGCCGACGCGATCGCGGAGATGGCCGGCGACCTGGAGCCGGCCCGGCTCCGCCGCCTGGCACGCTCGTTGCACGGCGCCGGCTTCAACCTCAACATCTTCCCGAACCTCGCGTTGTCGATGGGCTTCATCAGGTTGCTGAACCCCCTCGCCGTCGACTCGACGTACAACGCCCACATGGTGCTCGGCTATCGCGACGCGCCGGCGCCGGCCAACCGTGAGCGGCTGCGGATCCACGAGCACTTCCAAGGACCGTTCGGCTTCGGTACGCCGGACGACGCAGAGGTGTGGGAGCGCGTCCAGCGAGGAGCATCCGGCGACAAGGTGCTGCCGGTGATGCTGCACCGCGGTCTCAACCGCGAGCGTGCCACGGAGTGGGGACCGACGTCGCATATCACGGACGAGACCGGCATGCGCGCCGCCTACGCGCGCTGGAAGGAGCTGATGACCCGTGACTGA